A region from the Salidesulfovibrio onnuriiensis genome encodes:
- a CDS encoding DUF4135 domain-containing protein codes for MTGFEFRPLYSPMLLHSDDFLFPRTLDSLATGCVMGICAQWPLLWKNGNQNMLARAIARRLAPVLNMALAVEMAEARENGLLKADTPEGRYHEFDEMLASRRLQDVLLDKYKGLSSLPWSVVSDWSFEFDAMLRRLRNDATDIGDCLGIPCGLGGLAGMEADCADLHEGGAGVCMLHFHDGKRLVYKPRPMAADVLFARLAPQLNAELGWQAYQGPATLDMGPYGWQQFIERTPCENMEDVRLFFQRQGANLALVYLLGGVDFHAENMVPSESFPVPVDLETAMQPLRTGVHTLRRSGMVPVPGRDYDYSALGCAPAPDGSFKGFVWRDRGRDSLHMELAELPCTGPYCLPFLDGEHVPVCGFEMTVAASFARTLKTLAQAFETNRDLMDTVAEMPIRFIHRPTLVYQEILTASLHPENLRSMEGRREFIETQLGLLGPETPAQLFGHEADTLEEGYIPTCHTRADSRDLWFGAAIEDDFFPATTLDQIRVRVREAPVSCGRLRQSLLASLGS; via the coding sequence TTGACCGGTTTTGAATTCCGCCCCCTGTATTCGCCCATGCTCTTGCATTCGGACGACTTTCTTTTTCCCCGAACCCTCGACTCCCTGGCCACCGGGTGCGTCATGGGTATCTGCGCCCAATGGCCTCTGCTGTGGAAGAACGGGAACCAGAACATGCTGGCCCGGGCCATTGCCCGCCGCCTTGCCCCGGTGCTGAACATGGCCCTGGCCGTGGAGATGGCCGAGGCCCGTGAAAACGGGCTGCTCAAGGCCGACACACCGGAAGGCCGCTACCACGAATTCGACGAGATGCTGGCCTCCCGCCGCCTGCAGGATGTCCTGCTGGACAAGTACAAGGGCCTTTCCTCCCTGCCGTGGTCCGTGGTCTCGGACTGGAGCTTCGAGTTCGACGCCATGCTGCGGCGGCTCAGGAATGACGCCACGGACATCGGCGACTGTCTGGGCATCCCGTGCGGCCTGGGCGGACTCGCGGGCATGGAGGCCGACTGCGCGGACCTGCACGAGGGCGGCGCGGGCGTCTGCATGCTGCATTTCCACGACGGCAAGCGCCTGGTTTACAAGCCCCGGCCCATGGCCGCGGACGTGCTTTTCGCCCGGCTGGCGCCCCAGCTCAATGCCGAGCTGGGCTGGCAGGCCTATCAGGGCCCGGCCACCTTGGACATGGGGCCCTATGGCTGGCAGCAGTTCATCGAGCGCACGCCCTGTGAAAACATGGAGGACGTACGCCTGTTCTTCCAGCGGCAGGGGGCCAACCTGGCGCTGGTGTACCTGCTGGGCGGGGTGGACTTCCATGCCGAAAACATGGTGCCGTCCGAAAGCTTCCCCGTCCCCGTGGACCTGGAAACCGCCATGCAGCCGCTGCGCACGGGGGTGCACACCCTGAGGCGTTCGGGCATGGTGCCGGTTCCGGGGCGCGACTACGACTATTCGGCCCTGGGCTGTGCGCCCGCCCCGGACGGCAGCTTCAAGGGATTCGTCTGGCGCGACCGGGGCAGGGATTCCCTGCACATGGAGCTGGCCGAACTGCCCTGCACGGGGCCATACTGCCTGCCGTTCCTGGACGGCGAGCACGTGCCCGTATGCGGGTTCGAGATGACGGTGGCCGCCTCTTTTGCCCGCACCCTGAAGACCCTGGCCCAGGCATTCGAAACCAACCGGGATCTCATGGACACCGTAGCCGAAATGCCCATCCGGTTCATCCACCGGCCCACCCTGGTCTACCAGGAGATCCTGACCGCCTCCCTGCACCCGGAAAACCTGCGCAGCATGGAAGGCCGCCGCGAATTCATCGAAACCCAGCTGGGGCTGCTCGGCCCGGAAACGCCCGCCCAGCTCTTCGGGCATGAGGCCGATACCCTGGAGGAAGGGTATATCCCCACCTGCCACACCCGTGCAGATTCCCGCGACCTGTGGTTCGGAGCGGCCATAGAGGACGACTTTTTCCCGGCCACCACGCTGGACCAGATCCGGGTCCGCGTCCGCGAAGCGCCCGTGAGCTGCGGTCGGCTGCGCCAATCGCTGTTGGCAAGCCTCGGCTCATAG
- a CDS encoding NAD-dependent succinate-semialdehyde dehydrogenase has product MIQSMNPATGQVVETFDEWSEDQTRGALDDVAAAWKPWSATSLSERAAILRRTAEILREKRVELADLMALEMGKPVTQGRLEIDKSALVCDHYADNAGHYLAPEPVDGVGSKAFVSYEPLGTVLAVMPWNFPFWQVFRIAAPSLMAGNAMVLKHASNVPQCALSIERVLAQAGLPHNVFRTLMIGAGQVENVLAHDSVAGVCLTGSDAAGRNVASLAGRHLKRSVMELGGSDPFVVLEDADLDKAVQVAVCSRCKNTGQACIAAKRFIVMDSVYDEFVARMKKGMEALRVGDPADPETYMGPMATETLRAELQDQVDRCIAAGGTLVLGGGIPDGPGAFYPPTIITDVPSHAPVAQEELFGPVALVFKVFCEQEAIDLANATPYGLGGSVWTSDREKGLEMAARIKAGSVFVNALVSSTPLLPFGGIKASGYGRELAAWGIREFVNVKTTVAG; this is encoded by the coding sequence ATGATACAGAGTATGAATCCCGCCACCGGCCAGGTGGTGGAAACCTTTGACGAATGGTCCGAGGACCAGACCCGCGGGGCCCTGGATGACGTGGCCGCCGCATGGAAACCGTGGAGCGCCACCTCCCTGTCCGAACGCGCCGCCATCCTGCGCAGGACCGCGGAGATCCTCAGGGAAAAACGCGTGGAGCTGGCCGACCTCATGGCCCTGGAAATGGGCAAGCCCGTCACCCAGGGACGGCTGGAGATCGACAAATCCGCCCTGGTCTGCGACCACTACGCGGACAACGCGGGGCATTATCTCGCCCCGGAACCCGTGGACGGCGTGGGCAGCAAGGCCTTTGTCTCCTATGAACCGCTGGGCACCGTGCTGGCGGTCATGCCCTGGAATTTCCCGTTCTGGCAGGTCTTCCGCATTGCTGCGCCCTCGCTCATGGCCGGGAACGCCATGGTGCTCAAACACGCGTCGAACGTGCCCCAGTGCGCCCTGTCCATTGAACGGGTGCTGGCCCAGGCGGGCCTGCCCCACAATGTCTTTCGCACCCTGATGATCGGGGCCGGGCAGGTGGAAAACGTGCTGGCCCACGACTCGGTCGCCGGCGTCTGCCTCACGGGCAGCGACGCCGCTGGGCGCAACGTGGCCTCCCTGGCGGGCAGGCATCTCAAGCGCTCGGTCATGGAGCTGGGCGGCAGCGATCCCTTCGTGGTGCTGGAGGATGCGGACCTGGACAAGGCCGTGCAGGTGGCCGTGTGCTCGCGCTGCAAGAACACGGGCCAGGCCTGCATCGCGGCCAAGCGCTTCATTGTCATGGATTCGGTGTACGACGAATTCGTCGCGCGCATGAAAAAGGGGATGGAAGCCCTCAGAGTGGGCGATCCCGCGGATCCGGAAACCTACATGGGCCCCATGGCCACCGAGACTCTGCGAGCCGAGCTGCAGGACCAGGTGGACCGCTGCATCGCAGCCGGAGGCACACTGGTGCTGGGCGGCGGCATCCCAGACGGCCCGGGCGCGTTCTATCCGCCCACCATCATCACCGACGTTCCCTCCCACGCCCCAGTGGCGCAGGAGGAACTGTTCGGCCCGGTGGCCCTCGTGTTCAAGGTTTTCTGCGAGCAAGAAGCCATTGATCTGGCCAACGCCACCCCCTACGGCCTGGGCGGCTCCGTCTGGACCTCCGACCGGGAAAAGGGACTGGAGATGGCCGCGCGCATCAAGGCCGGGAGCGTGTTCGTCAACGCCCTGGTGAGCAGCACGCCGTTGCTGCCCTTCGGCGGCATCAAGGCCTCGGGCTACGGCCGGGAGCTGGCCGCCTGGGGAATACGAGAATTCGTGAACGTCAAGACCACGGTGGCCGGATAG
- a CDS encoding LysR family transcriptional regulator: MELRQLRYFIAVAEEKHFGRAADRLHMAQPPLSQQIKKLEEDLGVMLFNRTKRSVKLTREGLQFLTVARNTLDTLNSGTEQIRMMARGEIGKLRIGFINSASQSNFPDAVAEFRKKHPSITLDIQDIHSDKSLALLRVDELDACIVQGGTADFRDLEWMTFMLDPYVLALREDHKLAKCSHVGFAALHSETLIMPPRECYPETWTAIMHMFEERGATPSIVQEADTHQTRLALVAAGMGVSFVPLRMEQSCPRSVKMMPFRWPQDPPMSELRLVWRRGDDSLALSLFIEVMKRFAHSEGSCGL; the protein is encoded by the coding sequence ATGGAACTCCGACAACTGCGTTATTTCATCGCCGTGGCCGAGGAAAAGCACTTTGGCCGGGCCGCCGACAGGCTGCATATGGCCCAGCCTCCATTGAGCCAGCAGATCAAGAAGCTGGAGGAAGACCTGGGCGTCATGCTTTTCAACCGCACCAAGCGGAGCGTGAAGCTGACCCGCGAGGGCCTCCAGTTCCTGACCGTTGCCCGCAACACGCTGGATACGCTCAATTCGGGCACCGAACAGATCCGCATGATGGCCCGTGGCGAGATCGGCAAGCTGCGCATCGGGTTCATCAATTCCGCGTCCCAGTCCAACTTTCCGGATGCGGTGGCCGAGTTTCGGAAGAAGCATCCGAGCATCACCCTGGACATCCAGGATATCCATTCGGACAAATCCCTTGCCCTGCTCCGGGTCGACGAGCTGGACGCCTGTATCGTGCAGGGAGGCACCGCCGATTTCAGGGATCTGGAGTGGATGACCTTCATGCTCGATCCCTATGTCCTGGCCCTGCGCGAGGACCACAAGCTGGCCAAGTGCAGCCATGTGGGGTTCGCGGCCCTGCACAGCGAGACCCTGATCATGCCGCCGCGCGAGTGCTATCCGGAAACCTGGACCGCCATCATGCATATGTTTGAGGAGCGGGGCGCCACCCCGAGCATTGTGCAGGAGGCGGACACGCATCAGACCCGCCTGGCCCTGGTGGCTGCGGGCATGGGGGTGAGCTTCGTGCCCCTGCGCATGGAGCAGTCCTGCCCCCGCAGCGTGAAGATGATGCCGTTCCGCTGGCCCCAGGATCCTCCCATGAGCGAGCTGCGCCTGGTCTGGCGGCGCGGGGACGACTCCCTGGCCCTGTCCCTGTTCATCGAGGTCATGAAGCGCTTCGCGCACTCCGAAGGGAGCTGCGGACTGTAG
- a CDS encoding LysR family transcriptional regulator — MELRQLRYFLAVADEEHFGRAAEKLGMAQPPISQQIKRLEEEMGVQLFMRTSRKVELTKEGRAFAGTVRKTISDMEEGVNKVRMMARGEKARLRVGFIASAAHSDFPKMVAYFRRRHPEIILDLREMHSLQQYDALVRGELDAGVMQFFQSQISGFESHSFWKDPYMLAVRERHPLASVPVADISMLHGQDFIMYPRDHHPTTYDTIIARFERAGVIPNIVQESETLQTKLALIATGMGVGLVPRRMQQVCPANVVMLPFDWKDEPLVSELRLAWKYSGQTCAQMSFFKVIKEFGRSCACTNS, encoded by the coding sequence ATGGAACTCAGACAGCTTCGATATTTCTTGGCAGTGGCGGATGAAGAGCATTTTGGCCGTGCGGCTGAAAAGCTTGGTATGGCCCAGCCTCCGATTAGCCAGCAGATCAAGAGGCTGGAAGAGGAGATGGGGGTCCAGCTTTTCATGCGTACCAGCCGCAAGGTGGAGTTGACCAAGGAAGGTCGGGCTTTTGCCGGTACAGTGCGCAAGACCATTTCCGACATGGAAGAGGGGGTGAACAAGGTGCGCATGATGGCCCGGGGAGAAAAAGCCAGGCTGCGCGTGGGATTCATCGCCTCGGCAGCCCACTCTGATTTTCCAAAGATGGTGGCTTACTTCCGTCGGCGGCATCCCGAAATCATATTGGATCTGCGTGAGATGCACTCCCTTCAGCAGTACGATGCCCTTGTCAGGGGAGAGCTGGATGCCGGGGTGATGCAGTTTTTCCAGAGTCAAATCTCCGGGTTCGAAAGTCATTCCTTCTGGAAGGATCCCTATATGCTTGCCGTGCGCGAGCGGCATCCTCTGGCATCCGTTCCGGTTGCGGACATATCCATGCTGCATGGGCAGGATTTCATCATGTATCCCCGTGACCACCATCCCACAACCTACGACACCATCATCGCCCGGTTCGAGCGGGCCGGAGTCATCCCCAACATCGTGCAGGAATCGGAAACCCTGCAGACCAAGCTGGCGCTTATTGCCACGGGAATGGGGGTGGGTCTGGTGCCGCGCAGGATGCAGCAGGTTTGTCCGGCCAACGTTGTCATGCTTCCCTTCGACTGGAAGGATGAGCCGCTTGTAAGTGAGTTGCGCTTGGCCTGGAAGTATTCGGGGCAGACCTGCGCCCAGATGAGTTTTTTCAAGGTCATCAAGGAATTCGGCAGGAGTTGTGCCTGTACCAATTCATGA
- a CDS encoding LysR family transcriptional regulator, translating to MELRQLRYFIAVAEELHFGRAAEKLYIAQPPLSQQIKKLEEEMGVLLFDRSNRRVRLTPEGRKFLCVARNTLENLSCGVEQVKRMARGEIGRLRVGFINSASQSKLPGVVAEFRRLHPGITLDIREMHSHLQRAAVLEGELDAGLVHSCCANMAGFDWLTFLSEEYVLAVHEDHPIARQESSRDEDLHGEDLIMFPREFYPASYDKTIARFHNKGIQPNIVQEAGTHQTKLALISAGMGVGFVPQRMQRACPPGVRLIPHLWGEHKGTSDVKLIWRDGEVPPALACFIEVMKAHCQEGKTCHICG from the coding sequence ATGGAACTCAGGCAACTCAGGTATTTCATTGCCGTGGCCGAGGAATTGCATTTCGGGCGCGCCGCCGAGAAGCTGTACATAGCCCAGCCGCCGCTGAGCCAGCAGATCAAGAAGCTGGAGGAGGAGATGGGCGTGCTGCTGTTCGACCGCTCCAACCGCCGGGTGCGGCTGACTCCGGAGGGGCGCAAGTTCCTGTGCGTGGCGCGCAATACCCTGGAGAATCTCAGTTGCGGGGTGGAGCAGGTCAAGCGCATGGCCCGGGGCGAGATCGGCAGGCTTCGGGTGGGGTTCATCAATTCCGCTTCCCAGTCCAAGCTGCCGGGGGTGGTGGCCGAATTCCGCAGGCTGCACCCGGGCATTACCCTGGATATCCGCGAGATGCATTCCCACCTTCAGCGCGCAGCCGTGCTCGAGGGAGAGTTGGATGCCGGTCTGGTGCACAGCTGTTGCGCCAATATGGCGGGGTTCGACTGGCTGACCTTTCTGAGCGAAGAGTATGTGCTGGCCGTGCACGAGGATCATCCCATCGCCCGGCAGGAGAGTTCCCGGGACGAGGATCTGCACGGCGAGGATCTGATCATGTTCCCGCGCGAGTTTTATCCCGCCTCCTACGACAAGACCATTGCCCGGTTCCACAACAAGGGCATTCAGCCCAACATCGTGCAGGAGGCCGGAACCCACCAGACCAAGCTGGCCCTCATTTCGGCAGGCATGGGAGTTGGCTTTGTGCCCCAGCGCATGCAGCGGGCCTGCCCGCCCGGCGTGAGGCTCATTCCGCATCTATGGGGCGAGCACAAGGGGACCAGCGACGTCAAGCTGATCTGGAGGGATGGGGAGGTTCCCCCTGCGCTGGCCTGTTTCATCGAGGTGATGAAGGCCCACTGCCAGGAAGGCAAGACCTGCCATATCTGCGGCTGA
- a CDS encoding LysR family transcriptional regulator translates to MELRQLKYFLAVAEEASFTRAAERVHIAQPPLSRQIKNLEEELGVRLFVRERHGVSLTAEGKYLLGVAEEVLHKLDIAKTSLEGMREGRIGRLAIGFIPAATQSQFPQVIKRFKDKYPEITIELAEFNSRNMRHLLHDGSLDIALVRSCGMDREFESFPFLREPYVLAVPRGHALDGRGMASLGELDGEPMVFFERSGHPGIYDEILGTFSRLGATPEIVQNARTKQTTLALVAAGVGFALVPAMSSRLCGHEVSFVPIDPADNLMEVRISLIWKQGASPLVANFIDEAKKLSQRS, encoded by the coding sequence ATGGAACTGAGACAGCTGAAATATTTCCTGGCAGTGGCCGAAGAGGCGAGCTTTACCCGGGCTGCCGAACGGGTGCATATCGCTCAGCCGCCCCTGAGCCGCCAGATCAAGAACCTGGAAGAGGAGCTCGGGGTCAGGCTTTTCGTGCGCGAGAGGCACGGTGTCAGTCTCACGGCGGAAGGCAAGTATCTCCTGGGGGTTGCCGAGGAGGTGCTGCATAAGCTCGATATTGCGAAAACTTCTCTGGAAGGCATGCGCGAGGGCAGGATCGGGCGGCTTGCCATCGGTTTCATACCGGCTGCCACGCAAAGCCAGTTCCCCCAGGTGATCAAACGCTTTAAGGACAAGTATCCTGAAATCACCATCGAGCTTGCAGAGTTCAACAGCCGCAACATGCGCCACCTGCTGCACGACGGCAGCCTGGATATAGCTCTTGTGCGTAGCTGCGGCATGGACAGGGAGTTTGAGTCATTCCCGTTCTTACGCGAGCCGTATGTGCTGGCCGTTCCCAGGGGACACGCCCTGGACGGAAGGGGCATGGCCAGCCTCGGGGAACTTGACGGCGAGCCCATGGTGTTTTTCGAACGCAGCGGGCATCCCGGGATTTACGATGAAATCCTCGGTACGTTCAGCCGGCTGGGCGCCACGCCGGAAATAGTACAGAACGCGCGGACCAAACAGACGACCCTGGCTCTGGTTGCCGCCGGAGTGGGGTTCGCCCTGGTTCCGGCCATGAGCAGCAGGCTTTGCGGCCATGAGGTTTCCTTTGTTCCCATCGATCCCGCGGACAACCTCATGGAAGTGCGCATTTCACTGATCTGGAAACAGGGTGCGTCCCCGCTTGTGGCGAATTTCATTGACGAGGCCAAGAAACTTTCTCAGCGGTCATAG
- a CDS encoding carboxymuconolactone decarboxylase family protein — MTNERYERGLEKLREVDGHAAKAVMEALEDVAPDLATYMIEFGFGEIYSRPGLTLKEREIATVAALTALGNAAPQLKVHTHAALNVGCTWREIIEVMIQMSAYAGFPAALNGIFAAKEVFVERGLLKGNQE, encoded by the coding sequence ATGACCAATGAACGGTATGAACGAGGCTTGGAAAAACTCAGGGAAGTGGACGGCCATGCGGCCAAGGCGGTCATGGAGGCGCTCGAGGACGTGGCCCCGGACCTGGCGACCTACATGATCGAATTCGGTTTCGGCGAAATCTATTCCCGGCCCGGCCTGACGCTCAAGGAACGGGAGATTGCCACGGTGGCCGCCCTGACCGCCCTGGGCAACGCCGCCCCGCAGCTCAAGGTGCACACGCACGCGGCCCTGAACGTGGGCTGCACCTGGCGGGAGATCATCGAGGTCATGATCCAGATGTCCGCCTACGCGGGCTTCCCCGCCGCGCTCAACGGCATTTTCGCGGCCAAGGAGGTTTTCGTGGAACGGGGTCTGCTCAAAGGCAATCAAGAATAG
- a CDS encoding LysR substrate-binding domain-containing protein — translation MELRHLKYFVAVAEELHFGRAARRLHIAQPPLSQQIRQLEDELGIRLLERTSRKVGLTSEGELFLDEARKVLAGLDRAVERVRNMAHGGEGNLSIGFLGPAALSVLPEAIREFREQNPGIRLDLTSASTRDQLRMLRSGRIDVAFMRLFGHDASEFRTRLFVSDTYMLAVPEGHRFSALESVPLSELRDEPLILYPRHLEPQLFDATIACFHQAGFSPNIVQEANTEQTSMALVAAGLGCALVARFSRKSRLRGVSFVPVVGELPSWEITMGWSEAAEGPILDRFFEVIERYRRV, via the coding sequence ATGGAACTGAGACACTTGAAGTACTTTGTTGCCGTGGCCGAGGAGCTGCATTTCGGGCGGGCCGCCCGGCGGCTGCATATTGCCCAGCCGCCCCTGAGCCAGCAGATCCGCCAACTGGAGGACGAGCTGGGGATCAGACTTCTTGAGCGCACCAGCCGCAAGGTCGGGCTGACCTCGGAGGGAGAGCTCTTCCTGGACGAGGCGCGCAAGGTCCTGGCCGGGCTGGACCGGGCCGTGGAGCGCGTGCGGAACATGGCCCATGGCGGGGAAGGCAACCTGTCCATTGGTTTTCTGGGGCCCGCCGCCCTCAGTGTGCTGCCCGAAGCCATCCGGGAGTTCCGGGAGCAGAACCCCGGCATCCGCCTGGACCTGACCTCGGCCTCCACCCGCGACCAGCTGCGCATGCTGCGTTCGGGCCGTATCGACGTTGCCTTCATGCGGCTCTTCGGCCACGACGCCAGCGAGTTCCGGACCCGCTTGTTCGTCAGCGATACCTACATGCTGGCCGTTCCCGAGGGACACCGGTTTTCGGCCCTGGAATCCGTGCCCCTTTCCGAGCTCAGGGACGAGCCGCTCATTCTCTATCCCCGCCATCTGGAGCCGCAGCTTTTCGACGCCACCATCGCCTGTTTCCATCAGGCCGGGTTCAGCCCGAACATTGTCCAGGAGGCCAACACCGAACAGACCTCCATGGCCCTGGTGGCCGCCGGGCTGGGTTGCGCCCTGGTGGCCCGATTTTCGCGCAAGAGCCGGTTGCGGGGCGTTTCCTTTGTTCCGGTGGTGGGCGAGCTCCCCTCCTGGGAGATCACCATGGGCTGGTCCGAAGCGGCCGAGGGGCCCATTCTCGACCGCTTTTTCGAGGTCATCGAGCGCTACCGCCGCGTCTAG
- a CDS encoding Mut7-C RNAse domain-containing protein yields the protein MRSREVSFDSDASAELRFAGELAPLVRRSGHDGMVRYPVRRRASIKDVVEALGVPHTEIYGVRVEGREAHWDHLLAPGASVMLLPAEPPVDPTRPTSLRPHALPRLRFVVDENVAGLALLLRALGFDAAYDRTWDDEAVADLASRERRFVLSRDRGLLKRGAVQWGRLVRSQDPDGQLAEVVALLGITEAPAPFLRCLRCNALTEPVDKELILHRLEPKTRKYFNEFRLCRECNRIYWRGSHHGHLLYRLEAAGVKIG from the coding sequence ATGCGTTCACGCGAAGTGTCCTTTGATTCAGATGCAAGCGCAGAATTGCGTTTTGCGGGGGAGCTTGCCCCTCTTGTGCGCCGGTCCGGCCATGATGGAATGGTACGCTATCCGGTGCGGCGCAGGGCGTCAATAAAGGACGTGGTCGAGGCCCTGGGCGTGCCGCATACCGAAATCTACGGCGTCCGCGTGGAAGGGCGCGAGGCGCATTGGGACCACCTGCTCGCGCCCGGAGCGTCCGTGATGCTGCTGCCCGCCGAGCCTCCGGTGGACCCGACACGGCCCACTTCATTGCGCCCCCATGCCCTGCCCCGATTGCGTTTCGTGGTGGACGAGAATGTTGCCGGGCTGGCCCTGCTGCTGCGGGCCCTGGGATTCGACGCTGCCTATGACCGCACCTGGGACGATGAAGCCGTTGCCGACCTGGCCAGCCGGGAGCGGCGGTTCGTGCTCAGCCGCGACAGGGGGCTGCTTAAGCGGGGTGCGGTACAGTGGGGGCGGCTTGTGCGCAGCCAGGACCCGGACGGCCAGCTGGCCGAGGTCGTGGCCCTGCTGGGCATCACCGAGGCTCCCGCGCCTTTTCTGCGTTGCCTGCGGTGCAATGCGCTTACCGAGCCCGTGGACAAGGAGCTGATTTTGCACCGCCTGGAGCCCAAGACCAGGAAATATTTCAATGAATTCAGACTGTGCCGGGAGTGTAATCGTATTTACTGGCGCGGCTCCCACCACGGCCACCTGCTCTACAGGCTGGAGGCGGCAGGGGTCAAAATTGGCTGA
- a CDS encoding M48 family metallopeptidase, which yields MAPQWILPQFNKFTPLQDGELKQKIEAYAAGQGYTVSGIFVMDGSKRSTKANAFFTGFGKTKRIALFDTLLENHTADELLAVLAHEVGHGKLGHIKKQLLTMVLKTGAVFYLLSLFLGNQGLFDAFGMQQMSTYAGLVFFGLLYTPVSMVLSLLANRVSRKHEFEADAFAAKTTGDHEQLVIALKRLSANSLSNLTPHWLTVWLEYGHPPVLQRIRALRRV from the coding sequence GTGGCCCCGCAATGGATCCTGCCCCAGTTCAACAAGTTCACGCCGTTGCAGGACGGCGAGCTCAAGCAGAAAATCGAGGCCTACGCCGCGGGACAGGGCTACACCGTGTCGGGAATCTTCGTCATGGACGGCTCCAAGCGCTCCACCAAGGCCAACGCCTTTTTCACGGGCTTCGGCAAAACCAAGCGCATCGCCCTGTTCGACACCCTCCTGGAAAACCACACCGCGGACGAGCTCCTGGCCGTGCTGGCCCACGAGGTGGGCCACGGCAAGCTGGGACACATCAAAAAACAGCTCCTGACCATGGTGCTCAAGACCGGGGCGGTCTTCTACCTGCTCAGTCTGTTCCTGGGCAACCAGGGGCTGTTCGACGCCTTCGGCATGCAGCAGATGAGCACCTATGCGGGGCTGGTCTTCTTCGGCCTGCTCTACACGCCGGTCTCCATGGTCCTTTCCCTGCTCGCCAACCGGGTGAGCCGCAAGCACGAATTCGAGGCCGACGCCTTTGCCGCCAAAACAACGGGCGACCACGAACAGCTCGTGATCGCCCTGAAAAGGCTTTCGGCCAACAGTCTTTCCAACCTGACGCCACACTGGCTCACGGTCTGGCTGGAGTACGGGCACCCGCCCGTGCTGCAGCGCATCCGGGCCCTGCGCCGGGTCTAG